A region from the Brachyspira hampsonii genome encodes:
- a CDS encoding (2Fe-2S)-binding protein → MPIKFKVNGNEINTELDPLTRLIDFIRDELKLTGTKEGCGEGECGACAVLMNGKVVNSCLIPIILCEGKEIITIEKYTETEKGKIVTKAFMDEGAVQCGFCTPGMIMSSETILNDTKGKPTEYQVRKGLSGNLCRCTGYDHIVSAVLRASDIAFKEGKNLWQ, encoded by the coding sequence ATGCCTATAAAATTTAAAGTAAATGGAAATGAAATTAATACAGAATTAGATCCTTTAACTAGATTAATAGATTTTATAAGAGATGAATTAAAACTTACAGGTACCAAAGAAGGATGCGGCGAAGGAGAATGCGGAGCTTGTGCTGTACTTATGAATGGAAAAGTTGTCAATTCATGTTTAATACCTATAATTTTATGCGAAGGAAAAGAAATTATAACGATAGAAAAATACACTGAAACAGAAAAAGGAAAAATAGTAACAAAAGCCTTTATGGATGAAGGTGCTGTACAATGCGGTTTTTGTACTCCAGGAATGATAATGTCATCTGAAACTATTTTAAATGATACTAAAGGAAAACCTACAGAATACCAAGTAAGAAAAGGATTATCAGGAAATCTATGCAGATGCACTGGATATGATCATATAGTAAGTGCTGTATTAAGAGCTTCTGATATAGCTTTTAAGGAGGGTAAAAATTTATGGCAGTAA